From a region of the Geothrix sp. 21YS21S-2 genome:
- the hpdB gene encoding 4-hydroxyphenylacetate decarboxylase large subunit: MPKKLKEVLVEAGIPMDFESGGHSPANLTDREVVKEPHARVKALKDIFMQTLSSANNEFPYWYSREYFSLDSEIPVIRRAQALKTAFSHLTPVIYPGELLVMHKAPFFRGSFPMPWLSEGYYMAKEDELYQDALKRGSASADEHSKFGTGGGNVTKSFGKVVSLAGKFGMRQEEVPGLLNLAKKWVGKSVDDLGHKYEQMVPDYEVKEALMRNIFCMFDSGYTLPQGREVINYYYPLEYGIDGLLAIARELKDKVAGRADGDGIKGTNRLFNYEAIILVLEGISTWISNYAKEARRLEGLEKNAVQKREYNQIAERLEYLAHGKPRDFRDAIQMILTFHLAVLNEDAISGMSPGRIGQVLYPYFEQDIAVGRISEDEVMELLELYRLSISSIDCFASAGVVGGVLSGNTFNTVSIGGLTKEGKHACNRLEYLLLEAGLTNAMPQPTLALLYDEKLPEDFLLLAMETIKTGVGYPAFMNNQSAMTFMMNQYGAEGMTPEEARAWAIGGCLESSACCWKPLHLNGKEYFIPGGAGQPTSVGVHFLAMPKILEAVLWNGVDQRTGQKVFEPHNRTFTTYDELWDQFKLYWQKAVDVLALTNNVQHDIWRKNNMAVINSLMKPDCIDTGHLIDEKGYRYNATYNVESAGTITAVNSLAAIKKLVYVDKSVTLEDLKKAVKDNFGFKTAKEVNSFSLSDQEKREDGPSAWDKLHFMCLQAPKYGNDEAFADEILLEWENFFCPDCSNYESLFAHKMYPCQISVSTHGAMGSATIASMDGRLAGTTFADASLSAFPGTDRNGVYALLNSAAIWDHTMSQNSQLNIKIHPSAIQGPSGSRKLLDLCQAYMRKGGFHIQFNVVDTKVLKDAQANPQNYRDLMVRVAGFTQYWVEIGKPVQDELIARTEYEGI, translated from the coding sequence ATGCCCAAAAAACTCAAAGAGGTGCTGGTCGAAGCCGGCATTCCCATGGATTTCGAGTCGGGCGGCCATTCCCCGGCGAACCTCACGGACCGGGAAGTCGTCAAGGAGCCCCACGCCCGCGTGAAGGCCCTCAAGGACATCTTCATGCAGACCCTGTCCTCGGCCAACAACGAGTTCCCCTACTGGTATTCCCGGGAGTACTTCTCCCTGGATTCGGAGATCCCGGTCATCCGCCGCGCCCAGGCCCTGAAGACCGCCTTCAGCCACCTGACCCCGGTCATCTACCCCGGCGAGCTGCTGGTCATGCACAAGGCCCCCTTCTTCCGCGGGTCCTTCCCTATGCCCTGGCTGTCCGAGGGCTACTACATGGCCAAGGAGGACGAGCTCTACCAGGACGCCCTCAAGCGCGGTTCGGCCTCGGCCGACGAGCACTCCAAGTTCGGCACGGGCGGCGGCAACGTCACCAAGAGCTTCGGCAAGGTCGTGTCCCTGGCCGGCAAGTTCGGCATGCGCCAGGAAGAGGTCCCCGGCCTCCTGAACCTGGCCAAGAAGTGGGTCGGCAAGTCCGTCGACGACCTGGGCCACAAGTACGAGCAGATGGTCCCCGACTACGAAGTGAAGGAAGCCCTCATGCGGAACATCTTCTGCATGTTCGATTCCGGCTACACCCTGCCCCAGGGCCGGGAAGTCATCAACTACTACTACCCCCTCGAGTACGGCATCGACGGCCTCCTCGCCATCGCCCGTGAACTCAAGGACAAGGTGGCCGGCCGCGCCGACGGCGACGGCATCAAGGGCACCAACCGCCTCTTCAACTACGAAGCCATCATCCTCGTCCTGGAAGGCATCAGCACCTGGATCAGCAACTACGCCAAGGAAGCCCGCCGCCTGGAAGGGCTGGAGAAGAACGCCGTCCAGAAGCGCGAGTACAACCAGATCGCCGAGCGCCTCGAGTACCTGGCCCACGGCAAGCCCCGCGACTTCCGCGACGCCATCCAGATGATCCTCACCTTCCACCTGGCCGTGCTGAACGAAGACGCCATCTCCGGCATGTCCCCCGGACGCATCGGGCAGGTGCTCTATCCCTACTTCGAGCAGGACATCGCCGTCGGCCGCATCTCCGAGGACGAGGTCATGGAGCTCCTGGAGCTCTACCGCCTGAGCATCTCCTCCATCGACTGCTTCGCCTCCGCGGGCGTCGTGGGTGGCGTGCTCTCCGGCAACACCTTCAACACCGTCAGCATCGGCGGCCTCACCAAGGAAGGCAAGCACGCCTGCAACCGCCTGGAATACCTGCTGCTGGAAGCCGGCCTCACCAACGCCATGCCTCAGCCCACCCTGGCGCTGCTCTACGACGAGAAGCTCCCCGAGGACTTCCTCCTGCTGGCCATGGAGACCATCAAGACGGGCGTCGGCTATCCCGCGTTCATGAACAACCAGAGCGCCATGACCTTCATGATGAACCAGTACGGCGCCGAGGGCATGACCCCCGAAGAAGCCCGCGCCTGGGCCATCGGCGGCTGCCTCGAGTCCTCCGCCTGCTGCTGGAAGCCCCTGCACCTGAACGGGAAGGAATACTTCATTCCCGGCGGCGCCGGCCAGCCCACCTCCGTCGGCGTGCACTTCCTGGCCATGCCCAAGATCCTGGAAGCCGTCCTCTGGAACGGCGTGGATCAGCGCACCGGCCAGAAGGTCTTCGAGCCGCACAACCGCACGTTCACCACGTACGACGAGCTCTGGGACCAGTTCAAGCTCTACTGGCAGAAGGCCGTGGACGTCCTGGCCCTGACCAACAACGTCCAGCACGACATCTGGCGCAAGAACAACATGGCGGTCATCAACTCGCTCATGAAGCCCGATTGCATTGACACCGGCCACCTCATCGACGAGAAGGGCTACCGCTACAACGCCACCTACAACGTCGAGAGCGCCGGCACCATCACCGCCGTCAACTCCCTGGCCGCCATCAAGAAGCTGGTCTACGTCGACAAGTCCGTCACCCTCGAGGACCTGAAGAAGGCCGTCAAGGACAACTTCGGCTTCAAGACCGCCAAGGAAGTGAACTCCTTCTCCCTGTCCGACCAGGAGAAGCGCGAGGACGGACCCAGCGCCTGGGACAAGCTGCACTTCATGTGCCTGCAGGCTCCCAAGTACGGCAACGACGAAGCCTTCGCCGACGAGATCCTGCTCGAATGGGAGAACTTCTTCTGCCCCGACTGCTCCAACTACGAGTCGCTGTTCGCCCACAAGATGTATCCTTGCCAGATCTCCGTGTCCACGCACGGGGCCATGGGGTCGGCCACCATCGCCTCCATGGACGGGCGCCTCGCCGGCACGACCTTCGCCGACGCCTCCCTCTCCGCCTTCCCCGGCACCGACCGCAACGGCGTCTATGCCCTGCTGAACTCCGCGGCGATCTGGGACCACACCATGAGCCAGAACTCCCAGCTCAACATCAAGATCCACCCCAGCGCGATCCAGGGCCCCAGCGGCTCCCGCAAGCTCCTGGACCTCTGCCAGGCCTACATGCGCAAGGGCGGTTTCCACATCCAGTTCAACGTCGTGGACACCAAGGTGCTCAAGGACGCCCAGGCCAACCCCCAGAACTACCGCGACCTGATGGTGCGCGTCGCCGGATTCACCCAGTACTGGGTCGAGATCGGCAAGCCCGTCCAGGATGAACTCATCGCCCGCACCGAATACGAAGGGATCTGA
- a CDS encoding nitrate/nitrite transporter produces the protein MEERNAKFYGWSVVFASWLAVFCLFGYRATFAILKGPMAVTLGWTSAEVTLGYSLMMVVYAVAAYFSGMILDKWGTKPVYAVAAVFGALGFVLTARIDSHLAYLFTFGLLGGIATGMLWVTSTVSVRKWYIGKSYATMWGFAFAGGPMAQFVLAQVVKPTLSASQAKLDGAIRPLIEGGAAMAPKQLALAIATKLKDPAVLAMADVKSALQGLEHAWRYQMTILGVIVLIALVVAVLVAKQSPERYGLKPFGAIPAAPGTAAVAEIDWTIGEAFSKYAIWGGILTFLTSMMGEFLIWTQVVSYWTQDVGYNLKKATNIYALIGLVGIFSMPIMGKVADLVVQKVGVEAKGRKIMLLVGPATGVIACLLLLASPSGDIFAYIACVIFAIYWAIVPGGVVGYTGAIYGRKTLGKIWGLATMIVMGIGPFLGSYIGGWLKDFSGKYTYSIWFALCAFGVSILLASTLPLKAEYKKTAASKLPMEPEFNK, from the coding sequence ATGGAAGAGAGAAACGCAAAATTCTACGGCTGGTCCGTGGTGTTCGCCTCCTGGCTGGCCGTGTTCTGCCTGTTCGGGTACCGGGCCACCTTCGCCATCCTCAAGGGCCCCATGGCCGTCACCCTGGGGTGGACCAGCGCCGAAGTGACGCTGGGCTATTCGCTCATGATGGTCGTCTACGCCGTGGCCGCCTACTTCAGCGGCATGATCCTGGACAAGTGGGGCACCAAGCCCGTCTATGCCGTGGCCGCCGTCTTCGGCGCCCTGGGCTTCGTCCTGACGGCCCGCATCGATTCCCACCTGGCCTACCTCTTCACCTTCGGCCTCCTGGGCGGCATCGCCACCGGCATGCTGTGGGTCACCTCCACCGTCTCCGTTCGTAAGTGGTACATCGGCAAGTCCTATGCCACCATGTGGGGCTTCGCCTTCGCCGGCGGCCCCATGGCCCAGTTCGTCCTGGCCCAGGTGGTCAAGCCGACCCTCTCCGCCAGCCAGGCCAAGCTCGACGGCGCCATCCGGCCCCTGATCGAGGGCGGCGCGGCCATGGCCCCCAAGCAGCTGGCCCTGGCCATCGCGACCAAGCTCAAGGACCCCGCGGTCCTGGCCATGGCCGACGTGAAGAGCGCCCTGCAGGGCCTCGAGCACGCCTGGCGCTACCAGATGACCATCCTGGGCGTCATCGTCCTCATCGCCCTGGTGGTGGCCGTCCTCGTGGCCAAGCAGTCCCCCGAGCGCTACGGCCTCAAGCCCTTCGGCGCCATCCCCGCCGCGCCCGGCACCGCCGCCGTGGCCGAGATCGACTGGACCATCGGCGAAGCCTTCTCCAAGTACGCCATCTGGGGCGGCATCCTCACCTTCCTCACCAGCATGATGGGCGAGTTCCTCATCTGGACCCAGGTCGTCAGCTACTGGACCCAGGACGTGGGCTACAACCTCAAGAAGGCCACCAACATCTACGCCCTCATCGGCCTTGTCGGCATCTTCTCCATGCCCATCATGGGCAAGGTGGCCGACCTGGTCGTCCAGAAGGTGGGCGTCGAGGCCAAGGGCCGCAAGATCATGCTCCTCGTCGGCCCCGCGACGGGCGTCATCGCCTGCCTCCTGCTGCTGGCGAGCCCCTCGGGCGACATCTTCGCCTACATCGCCTGCGTCATCTTCGCCATCTACTGGGCCATCGTGCCCGGCGGCGTGGTGGGCTACACCGGCGCCATCTACGGCCGCAAGACCCTGGGCAAGATCTGGGGCCTGGCCACGATGATCGTCATGGGCATCGGACCCTTCCTCGGCTCCTACATCGGCGGCTGGCTGAAGGACTTCTCCGGCAAGTACACGTACTCCATCTGGTTCGCCCTGTGCGCGTTCGGCGTCTCCATCCTGCTGGCGTCCACGCTGCCCCTCAAGGCCGAGTACAAGAAGACGGCGGCCTCCAAGCTGCCCATGGAACCCGAATTCAACAAGTAG
- a CDS encoding DUF4125 family protein yields MKPSDLVTEPQIQRIIDLEWPMFHSVKASEPAACQEEEGTFRLMRWMSHSVLPPEVLDPMEAQLVEATAQGRNLMTEKYARMAGQIPPLRDTPLIGEIVAVEADWMLAVNRRYPLTFTGRGDQFSTYMAADLETYSDATLLQYHAFMRSAQAEGRNLVEERYTNLFQRMGWRDIEASEAQTRMQKFKCCQ; encoded by the coding sequence ATGAAGCCGTCTGACCTCGTCACCGAACCCCAGATCCAGCGCATCATCGACCTGGAGTGGCCCATGTTCCACAGCGTGAAGGCGAGCGAACCCGCCGCCTGCCAGGAGGAGGAGGGCACCTTCCGCCTCATGCGCTGGATGAGCCACTCCGTGCTCCCCCCCGAGGTCCTGGACCCCATGGAAGCCCAGCTGGTGGAGGCCACCGCCCAGGGCCGGAACCTGATGACCGAGAAGTACGCCCGCATGGCCGGCCAGATCCCGCCCCTCAGGGACACGCCCCTCATCGGCGAGATCGTGGCCGTGGAGGCGGACTGGATGCTGGCCGTGAACCGGCGCTACCCCCTGACCTTCACGGGGCGCGGCGACCAGTTCAGCACCTACATGGCCGCGGACCTGGAGACCTATTCGGACGCGACCCTGCTCCAGTACCACGCCTTCATGCGTTCGGCCCAGGCCGAGGGGCGCAACCTCGTGGAGGAGCGGTACACGAACCTCTTCCAGCGCATGGGCTGGAGGGACATCGAGGCCAGCGAGGCGCAGACCCGCATGCAGAAGTTCAAGTGCTGCCAGTAG
- a CDS encoding DUF4037 domain-containing protein codes for MLPVGLGLSRRLFEREVAPRLGGLPAAAGLVGEGSDCFGFDDEVSRDHDWGPAVCLWFRRGDPAAPLEAVLADLPPVFEGYPVRATPGRTGVLEAGAFYRRFTGLERPPETAAEWLAIPEHALAACTNGEVFADRCGAFTAHRQRLLDHYPEPVRLHKLAACLEAAAQAGQYNLPRALRRGDVVAAALAQAAFLRHAMGAAYLLARRYRPFSKWMFRALPDPALAAELEGLARAGTPGERVDRAEAASAILVQALGGLTGSRDTFLLAHARELRQGLPGELMSMNPNVDG; via the coding sequence GTGCTGCCAGTAGGCCTCGGGCTCTCCCGGCGCCTCTTCGAACGCGAGGTGGCGCCCCGGCTGGGGGGCCTCCCCGCGGCCGCGGGCCTGGTGGGGGAGGGTTCGGACTGCTTCGGCTTCGACGACGAGGTGTCCCGGGACCACGACTGGGGCCCCGCGGTGTGCCTCTGGTTCCGCCGCGGCGATCCCGCGGCCCCCCTGGAGGCGGTCCTCGCGGACCTGCCGCCGGTCTTCGAGGGGTACCCGGTGCGCGCCACCCCGGGGCGCACCGGCGTCCTGGAGGCGGGCGCCTTCTACCGCCGCTTCACGGGCCTGGAACGCCCCCCGGAGACCGCCGCGGAGTGGCTGGCCATCCCCGAGCACGCCCTGGCGGCCTGCACCAACGGCGAGGTCTTCGCGGACCGCTGCGGGGCCTTCACGGCCCACCGGCAGCGCCTCCTGGACCACTACCCGGAACCGGTGCGCCTCCACAAGCTGGCCGCGTGCCTGGAGGCGGCGGCCCAGGCCGGGCAGTACAACCTGCCCCGGGCCCTGCGCCGCGGCGACGTGGTGGCCGCCGCCCTGGCCCAGGCCGCCTTCCTGCGCCACGCCATGGGCGCGGCCTACCTCCTGGCGCGCCGCTACCGGCCCTTCTCCAAGTGGATGTTCCGGGCCCTCCCGGATCCCGCCCTGGCCGCGGAACTGGAGGGGCTGGCGCGGGCGGGGACGCCAGGGGAGCGCGTCGACCGCGCGGAAGCGGCGTCGGCGATCCTCGTCCAGGCTCTGGGCGGCCTCACCGGGAGCCGGGATACGTTCCTCCTGGCCCACGCCCGGGAACTCCGCCAGGGCCTGCCTGGCGAGCTGATGTCGATGAACCCGAATGTGGATGGCTAG
- a CDS encoding tetratricopeptide repeat protein: MSQTENSAPPPRYAEGLLRYKHGDREGALAFFADLALSLPGDAQAHYLHGLILFRLARFAEAQAPLRRSADLFPGEDALIKLAMAQGQTGNMQACLATLEEAARRLPGSAEVRAFLGTTLRSLDRLEEALEAYDAALARNPDHVPALWGLGLALGMRDRHAEGMAVLRRAIALDPAFPPPHFHLGVLAWAAGDPGETRRQETLLRTLAPSYADRLAQIMTPERTPHEAV; this comes from the coding sequence ATGTCCCAGACCGAAAATTCCGCCCCGCCCCCGCGTTACGCCGAAGGCCTGCTCCGCTACAAGCATGGCGACCGGGAGGGGGCCCTCGCCTTCTTCGCGGACCTCGCCCTTTCCCTTCCCGGCGACGCCCAGGCCCACTACCTCCACGGGCTCATCCTGTTCAGGCTGGCGCGGTTCGCCGAGGCCCAGGCGCCCCTGCGGCGGTCCGCGGACCTCTTCCCCGGGGAGGACGCCCTCATCAAGCTGGCCATGGCCCAGGGCCAGACCGGGAACATGCAGGCCTGCCTGGCGACCCTGGAGGAAGCCGCGCGCCGGCTTCCCGGGTCCGCCGAGGTTCGCGCCTTCCTGGGCACCACCCTGCGCTCCCTGGACCGGCTGGAGGAGGCCCTGGAGGCCTACGACGCCGCCCTGGCGAGGAACCCCGACCATGTGCCGGCCCTGTGGGGCCTGGGCCTGGCCCTGGGCATGCGGGACCGCCACGCCGAAGGCATGGCTGTGCTGCGCCGGGCCATCGCGCTGGACCCCGCCTTCCCTCCCCCCCACTTCCACCTCGGAGTCCTGGCCTGGGCAGCCGGCGACCCCGGGGAAACCCGCCGGCAGGAGACTCTGCTCCGGACGCTGGCCCCCAGCTACGCCGACCGCCTGGCCCAGATCATGACCCCCGAAAGGACGCCCCATGAAGCCGTCTGA
- the hpdC gene encoding 4-hydroxyphenylacetate decarboxylase small subunit translates to MTTKLNHRDCQNFAAIDVSKGICHLTKNIVLADTEQCENCAPLRKCSGCKQFSATKDVIEMGVCGASKMDPKFFAYPDMVATTCEMYQSH, encoded by the coding sequence ATGACGACCAAACTCAACCACCGCGACTGCCAGAACTTCGCCGCCATCGACGTGTCGAAGGGCATCTGCCACCTGACGAAGAACATCGTCCTGGCCGACACCGAACAGTGCGAGAACTGCGCCCCGCTGAGGAAGTGCTCCGGCTGCAAGCAGTTCTCCGCCACCAAGGACGTCATCGAGATGGGCGTGTGCGGGGCCTCCAAGATGGACCCGAAGTTCTTCGCCTATCCCGACATGGTCGCCACGACCTGTGAGATGTACCAGTCCCACTGA
- a CDS encoding glycyl-radical enzyme activating protein, giving the protein MTIPTEPSTPTGLIFDIQAHSVHDGPGTRTTVFMNGCPFNCEWCCNPEGLSRKPVVMHRDGRCQHCGKCIEACPKGAISLGADGVETFDRSLCTDCTTYECVEFCYHEGNVLSGKRYTIDQIIAICQRDRAYWGSGGGVTFSGGEPLLQRNFMLPLLKRCREIRINTCIETTASLPSDYFMEAAALLNWIFVDIKNMDPVAHKAKTGADNALTLKNLRLLGASDLDCFVVIRIPVIPGWNDSEANIRATARFVKECGLEVINLLPFHRLSESKWRQVGEDYAFKDIPGMTLEDLKPHAQWVREEGITCYTGWETPF; this is encoded by the coding sequence GTGACCATCCCGACCGAACCGTCCACGCCCACCGGGCTCATTTTCGACATCCAGGCCCACTCGGTGCATGACGGCCCGGGAACGCGGACCACCGTGTTCATGAACGGATGCCCTTTCAACTGCGAATGGTGCTGCAATCCCGAAGGACTTTCCAGGAAGCCCGTGGTCATGCACCGCGACGGGCGGTGCCAGCACTGCGGGAAGTGCATCGAAGCCTGCCCCAAGGGAGCCATCTCCCTTGGGGCCGACGGCGTCGAGACCTTCGACCGGAGCCTGTGCACGGACTGCACCACGTACGAATGCGTGGAGTTCTGCTACCACGAGGGCAACGTCCTCAGCGGCAAGCGGTACACCATCGACCAGATCATCGCCATCTGCCAGCGGGACCGGGCCTACTGGGGCAGCGGCGGCGGCGTGACGTTCTCCGGGGGCGAACCGCTCCTCCAGCGGAACTTCATGCTCCCCCTCCTCAAGCGCTGCCGGGAGATCCGCATCAACACCTGCATCGAGACCACCGCGAGCCTGCCCTCGGACTACTTCATGGAAGCCGCGGCCCTGCTCAACTGGATCTTCGTGGACATCAAGAACATGGATCCGGTCGCCCACAAGGCGAAGACCGGCGCCGACAACGCGCTCACCCTGAAGAACCTCAGGCTGCTGGGAGCCTCGGACCTGGACTGTTTCGTCGTGATCCGCATCCCGGTGATCCCGGGCTGGAACGACTCCGAGGCCAACATCCGCGCCACTGCGCGGTTCGTCAAGGAGTGCGGCCTGGAGGTCATCAACCTCCTCCCCTTCCACCGGCTCAGCGAGTCCAAGTGGCGCCAGGTGGGCGAGGACTATGCCTTCAAGGACATCCCGGGAATGACCCTCGAGGACCTGAAGCCCCACGCGCAGTGGGTCAGGGAAGAGGGCATCACCTGCTACACCGGCTGGGAAACCCCCTTCTGA